From Pagrus major chromosome 18, Pma_NU_1.0, a single genomic window includes:
- the fibpa gene encoding fibroblast growth factor (acidic) intracellular binding protein a: MAMELDVFVGNTTIMDEEVYQLWLDGYTVSDAVKVRMEGGVMEECEASADVLLSDTMDQYRTFQMCERLLHSPAKLANQLLFQIPPHRQAVLIERYYAFDDAFVREVLGKKLSKGTKKDLDDIGAKTSVTLKSCRRQFDNFKRVFKVVEELKGPLVENIRQHFLLSDKLARDYAAIVFFANNRFETGKRKLQYLTFQDFAFCAGQLINNWTVGAVDNMVEDMDVDLDKEFLQELKELKILITDKDLLDQHKSLVCTALRGKTKAFNEMEANFKNLSRGLVNIAAKLTNTKDVRDFFIDLVEKFIEPCRSDRWTAADMKLYLTHYTNSAHILDTFKHQAVWDRYMGVIKSCIFKMYHD; the protein is encoded by the exons ATGGCTATGGAGCTGGACGTGTTCGTGGGTAACACCACCATCATGGATGAAGAGGTTTACCAGCTGTGGTTGGATGGATACACAG TGAGTGATGCAGTGAAGGTACGAATGGAAGGAGGAGTGATGGAGGAGTGTGAGGCAAGCGCAGATGTTCTGCTGAGTGACACCATGGACCAGTACAGGACTTTCCAGATGTGTGAGCGTCTGCTGCACAGTCCAGCCAAACTAGCCAACCAGCTACTGTTCCAGATCCCTCCTCATCGACAAGCCGTCCTCATAGAGAG ATACTATGCCTTCGACGATGCGTTTGTCCGTGAAGTCCTGGGAAagaaactctccaaaggaaCCAAGAAAGACTTGGACGACATCGGTGCCAAGACAAGTGTGACACTGAAGAGCTGCAGACGACAG ttcGACAACTTCAAACGTGTTTTCAAAGTTGTGGAAGAGCTGAAGGGACCCCTGGTGGAGAACATACGTCAGCATTTTCTTCTCTCCGACAAGCTTGCAAG GGATTATGCTGCCATTGTTTTCTTTGCCAACAATCGCTTTGAGACGGGGAAAAGAAAGCTGCAGTATCTCACTTTCCAGGACTTTGCTTTCTGTGCCGGGCAGCTTATCAACAACTGGACCGTAGGAGCTGTTG ATAACATGGTGGAAGACATGGACGTGGATCTTGATAAGGAGTTTTTACAAGAGCTGAAAGAACTGAAGATTTTAATCACCGACAAAGATCTGCTGGATCAACACAAAAG TCTGGTCTGCACAGCTCTCAGAGGAAAGACTAAAGCTTTTAATGAGATGGAGGCTAATTTCAAG AATCTCTCCAGAGGCCTTGTCAACATCGCCGCCAAGTTAACCAACACAAAAGATGTCAGAGATTTCTTCATTGATCTTGTGGAGAAG TTTATTGAGCCGTGTCGTTCGGACCGATGGACTGCAGCGGACATGAAACTCTACCTCACTCACTACACCAACTCGGCTCACATACTCGACACATTCAA ACACCAAGCTGTGTGGGACAGATACATGGGCGTCATCAAAAGCTGTATCTTCAAAATGTATCACGACTGA